The following coding sequences lie in one Ostrea edulis chromosome 8, xbOstEdul1.1, whole genome shotgun sequence genomic window:
- the LOC125661297 gene encoding uncharacterized protein LOC125661297 produces MAAPTIDNIVEELLPDFGVNALKPEQKEIISNITKKKDCIAVLPTGFGKSLPFQVYAAAQKRTSREAGHVLVCSPLIGLMKDQTKKLSRISYLSVGYKGNTHDTTKCIVSASKASSMSQYRFDQLLLLEMKTRTDNKYYINYISCVVWTARLVWPQPFYLFIYTFGRRRFREYTIAPTILKPIADWSMQKFNLR; encoded by the coding sequence ATGGCGGCGCCTACAATCGACAACATTGTCGAAGAACTATTACCGGATTTTGGCGTGAACGCTCTGAAACCGGAACAGAAGGAAATAATTAGCAATATTACAAAGAAGAAAGATTGCATTGCTGTCTTGCCAACTGGGTTTGGAAAGTCGTTGCCATTCCAGGTTTACGCTGCAGCTCAGAAACGAACTAGTCGTGAGGCTGGACATGTACTCGTATGTTCGCCATTGATAGGCCTGATGAAGGACCAGACCAAAAAGCTGTCTCGTATCAGTTACTTAAGCGTTGGCTACAAAGGTAATACTCATGATACGACTAAATGTATAGTTTCAGCTTCGAAAGCTTCTTCCATGTCGCAGTACCGTTTCGATCAACTTCTTTTATTAGAAATGAAAACCCGCACAGAcaacaaatattacataaacTATATATCCTGCGTGGTGTGGACGGCGAGGCTGGTATGGCCGCAGCcattttacttgtttatatATACGTTCGGAAGACGTCGTTTCCGAGAATATACAATCGCACCGACGATTCTCAAGCCGATCGCTGATTGGTCAATGCAAAAGTTCAATCTGAGATGA